The following are encoded together in the Salmonella enterica subsp. enterica serovar Choleraesuis genome:
- a CDS encoding NADP(H)-dependent aldo-keto reductase, translating into MQYHRIPHSSLEVSLLGLGTMTFGEQNSEADAHAQLDYALSRGINLIDVAEMYPVPPRPETQGLTERYIGSWLAKTGNREKIVLATKVSGPARNNDTPIRPGQKLDRKNIREALDASLKRLQTDYIDLYQLHWPQRATNCFGQLGYQWAEEMPAVTLLETLEALAECQRAGKIRYIGVSNETAWGVMRYLHLADKHDLPRIVTIQNPYSLVNRSFEVGLAEVSRYEDVQLLAYSCLGFGTLSGKYLNGARPAGARNTLFSRFQRYSGEQTQRAVAAYVEVAQRFHLDPAQMALAFVRQQPFVASTLLGATTMEQLKSNIDSMDLTLSAEVIAALEAVHKVYTYPAP; encoded by the coding sequence ATGCAATATCACCGTATCCCCCATAGCTCCCTGGAGGTCAGTCTCCTTGGTTTGGGCACGATGACGTTTGGTGAACAGAACAGTGAAGCTGACGCCCACGCGCAGCTCGATTATGCGCTTAGCCGTGGAATCAACCTGATCGACGTAGCCGAAATGTACCCTGTGCCCCCTCGCCCGGAAACTCAAGGGCTGACTGAGCGCTACATTGGCTCATGGCTTGCTAAAACCGGCAATCGCGAAAAGATTGTACTGGCAACAAAAGTAAGCGGCCCTGCCCGCAATAACGATACTCCGATTCGCCCCGGGCAGAAGCTGGATCGAAAAAATATCCGCGAAGCGCTGGATGCCAGCCTGAAGCGCCTGCAAACCGACTATATCGACCTTTATCAACTACACTGGCCACAGCGCGCAACTAACTGCTTTGGCCAGCTGGGCTACCAGTGGGCGGAGGAAATGCCTGCGGTAACGCTGCTCGAAACCCTGGAAGCACTGGCCGAGTGTCAGCGTGCAGGAAAGATTCGTTATATAGGGGTATCAAATGAAACGGCATGGGGTGTAATGCGCTATTTGCACCTGGCCGACAAACACGATCTGCCGCGCATCGTCACCATCCAGAACCCGTACAGCCTGGTGAACCGCAGCTTTGAAGTTGGTCTGGCGGAAGTGAGCCGCTATGAAGATGTTCAGCTGCTGGCGTATTCCTGCCTTGGTTTCGGCACCCTGAGCGGTAAGTATCTTAATGGGGCTCGCCCGGCGGGAGCCCGCAACACCCTGTTCAGCCGCTTCCAGCGCTATAGCGGTGAACAAACCCAGCGCGCCGTTGCGGCCTATGTTGAAGTTGCACAGCGCTTCCATCTTGATCCGGCGCAAATGGCGCTGGCTTTTGTTCGCCAGCAGCCATTTGTTGCCAGCACCCTGCTGGGTGCCACGACCATGGAACAATTAAAAAGCAATATCGACAGCATGGACC
- a CDS encoding membrane protein, translating into MLFAWLTDPNAWMALGTLTILEIVLGIDNIIFLSLVVAKLPHSQQSSARRLGLTGAMIMRLLLLASIAWVTRLTHPLFTAFGEAISVRDLILIVGGLFLIWKASREIHETIEGDEEEMTTKVRSFWGAILQIMVLDIVFSLDSVITAVGLSSHLIIMMAAVVIAVGIMMFAARPIGEFVARHPSVKMLALSFLILVGFTLILEGFDIDIPKGYIYFAMFFSMGVESLNLIRSKKES; encoded by the coding sequence ATGTTGTTTGCATGGCTTACCGATCCCAATGCCTGGATGGCGCTTGGCACGCTGACTATCCTGGAGATAGTTTTGGGTATCGACAATATCATTTTCCTCTCGCTCGTCGTTGCAAAGCTTCCCCACTCTCAACAGAGTAGCGCCCGTCGCCTGGGATTGACCGGGGCGATGATCATGCGTCTGCTGCTGCTGGCGTCTATTGCCTGGGTAACACGATTAACGCATCCGCTATTTACGGCGTTTGGAGAAGCCATTTCGGTACGCGACCTGATCCTCATCGTCGGTGGGTTATTCCTGATCTGGAAGGCCAGTCGGGAGATTCATGAAACTATCGAAGGTGATGAAGAAGAGATGACCACCAAAGTTCGGTCATTCTGGGGCGCAATCTTGCAGATAATGGTGCTGGATATTGTCTTCAGCCTCGACTCTGTTATTACCGCCGTCGGTCTGTCGAGCCATCTTATAATTATGATGGCGGCAGTGGTTATCGCCGTGGGTATTATGATGTTTGCCGCCCGACCAATTGGTGAATTTGTAGCCCGCCATCCTTCGGTGAAAATGCTGGCTTTATCCTTCCTGATCCTGGTTGGTTTTACCTTAATTCTGGAAGGTTTCGACATCGACATTCCGAAAGGCTATATCTACTTTGCCATGTTCTTCTCTATGGGCGTGGAGTCTCTTAATCTGATACGCAGTAAAAAAGAGTCCTGA
- the mutH gene encoding DNA mismatch repair protein MutH encodes MQNLRPLSHPPQTIDQLLTQAQRLAGYTLGELAALADIVAPANLKRDKGWIGMLLERWLGASAGSKPEQDFAALGVELKTIPVDSEGRPLETTFVCVAPLTGNSGVIWETCHVRHKLQCVLWIPVEGSRTIPLSERRVGAPLLWRPSEEEELQLKRDWEELMDLIVLGEVESITARYGEVLQLRPKAANSKALTEAIGRDGQPILTLPRGFYLKKPFTAALLARHFLI; translated from the coding sequence ATGCAAAACTTACGTCCACTCAGCCATCCACCGCAAACCATTGACCAGCTTTTGACTCAGGCTCAACGCCTGGCGGGGTATACCCTGGGTGAGCTGGCGGCTCTTGCTGATATAGTCGCGCCGGCTAATTTGAAAAGGGATAAAGGCTGGATTGGCATGCTGCTGGAACGCTGGCTTGGTGCCAGTGCGGGAAGCAAACCAGAACAGGATTTCGCCGCGCTTGGCGTCGAGCTAAAGACAATTCCGGTAGATAGTGAAGGCCGGCCATTGGAAACAACCTTTGTCTGTGTCGCCCCACTAACCGGTAATAGCGGAGTTATCTGGGAAACCTGCCACGTGCGCCATAAATTACAGTGCGTACTATGGATCCCGGTTGAGGGAAGCCGCACTATACCTCTGTCTGAACGCCGGGTCGGGGCTCCGCTGCTATGGCGCCCGTCAGAAGAAGAGGAGCTACAGCTTAAGCGCGACTGGGAAGAGTTAATGGATCTTATCGTGTTAGGTGAAGTCGAAAGTATCACTGCGCGTTACGGCGAAGTGTTGCAACTACGGCCGAAGGCGGCAAATAGTAAAGCGCTAACCGAAGCGATAGGACGAGATGGACAACCAATTCTGACGCTTCCACGCGGCTTTTATTTGAAAAAGCCATTCACTGCGGCGCTACTGGCCCGACATTTTCTTATCTGA
- the rppH gene encoding RNA pyrophosphohydrolase, giving the protein MIDDDGYRPNVGIVICNRQGQVMWARRFGQHSWQFPQGGINPGESAEQAMFRELFEEVGLQRKDVRVLASTRNWLRYKLPKRLVRWDTKPVCIGQKQKWFLLQLVSNDSEINMQTCSTPEFDGWRWVSYWYPVRQVVSFKRDVYRRVMKEFASVVMPLQEAAPPRNNVPGWRRKRG; this is encoded by the coding sequence GTGATCGATGATGATGGCTACCGCCCGAATGTAGGGATCGTAATCTGTAATCGACAGGGGCAAGTGATGTGGGCCAGACGTTTTGGCCAACACTCCTGGCAGTTTCCTCAGGGGGGAATTAACCCCGGCGAATCCGCGGAGCAGGCCATGTTTCGTGAGTTATTCGAGGAGGTAGGGCTGCAACGTAAAGATGTACGTGTGCTAGCCTCTACCCGCAACTGGTTACGTTACAAATTACCGAAACGTTTGGTGCGTTGGGACACAAAGCCAGTATGTATTGGCCAGAAGCAGAAGTGGTTTCTGCTGCAATTAGTCAGCAACGACTCGGAAATCAACATGCAAACCTGTAGCACGCCGGAGTTTGATGGCTGGCGTTGGGTAAGCTATTGGTATCCGGTGCGCCAGGTAGTCTCATTCAAGCGCGATGTTTATCGTCGGGTAATGAAAGAGTTCGCCAGTGTCGTTATGCCACTTCAGGAAGCCGCGCCGCCGCGAAACAATGTTCCGGGGTGGCGAAGAAAAAGAGGTTAG
- a CDS encoding phosphoenolpyruvate--protein phosphotransferase, whose amino-acid sequence MLTPLREIVEKVASAPRLDEALNILVNDICLVMDTEVCSVYLADNDRRCYYLMATRGLKKPRGRTVTLAFDEGIVGLVGRLAEPINLADAQKHPSFKYIPSVKEERFRAFLGVPIIQRRQLLGVLVVQQRELRQFDESEESFLVTLATQMAAILSQSQLTALFGRYRQTRIRALAAAPGVAIARGWMDTSQPLIEQVSEASTLDRSQERERLTAALEQAALEFRRHSKRFSAGAQKETAAIFDLYLHLLSDQRLRRELYSAIEKGSVAEWAVRQVISKFAEQFAGLTDSYLKERAGDLRTLGQRLLFHLDDSIQSPSSWPERFVLVADELSATLLAELPLDRLAGVVVRDGAANSHAAIMVRAMGIPTVMGADMEPASLARRMLVVDGYRGEVLIDPEPVLLQEYKRLVSEEDELSRVAEGDAQSPAQLKSGERIQVMLNAGLSPEHEEKLGNRIDGIGLYRTEIPFMLQSGFPSEEEQVAQYQGMLQMFNSKPVTLRTLDIGADKQLPYMPISEENPCLGWRGIRITLDQPEIFLIQVRAMLRANAATGNLSILLPMVTNLDEVDDARRLIERAGREVEETLGYEIPRPRLGVMIEVPSMLFMLPQLSGRVDFISVGSNDLTQYLLAVDRNNTRVANLYDSLHPAMLRALYMISSLAREHGLMLGLCGEMAGDPMCTALLIGMGYHHLSMNGHAVARIKYLLRHITLEEAENLAQRSLEAQLGTEVRHQVAAFMERRGMGGLIRGGR is encoded by the coding sequence ATGCTCACGCCGTTAAGAGAAATTGTTGAGAAAGTCGCCAGTGCGCCGCGCCTCGATGAGGCGCTTAACATTCTGGTGAATGACATCTGCCTTGTGATGGATACCGAGGTTTGCTCGGTATACCTCGCCGATAACGACCGCCGCTGTTACTACCTGATGGCCACTCGAGGCCTGAAAAAGCCGCGCGGTCGTACCGTTACTCTTGCCTTTGATGAGGGGATTGTTGGCCTGGTCGGGCGTCTTGCCGAGCCAATTAACTTAGCCGACGCGCAAAAACACCCCAGTTTTAAATATATTCCCTCGGTGAAAGAAGAGCGTTTCCGCGCTTTTCTCGGGGTGCCTATTATTCAGCGCCGTCAGTTGCTCGGCGTGCTGGTGGTTCAGCAGCGTGAGTTAAGGCAGTTTGACGAGAGCGAAGAGTCGTTCCTGGTCACTCTGGCTACGCAGATGGCCGCCATTCTGTCCCAATCCCAGCTTACGGCCCTCTTTGGTCGCTACCGCCAGACGCGTATTCGCGCCCTGGCCGCAGCGCCCGGCGTGGCTATTGCCCGGGGCTGGATGGATACCTCACAGCCGCTTATCGAGCAGGTTTCAGAGGCCTCAACGCTCGATCGTTCTCAAGAACGTGAGCGCCTGACCGCCGCGCTTGAGCAGGCAGCCTTAGAGTTTCGCCGCCACAGTAAGCGCTTCAGCGCCGGGGCGCAAAAAGAAACTGCGGCCATTTTCGATCTCTACCTGCATTTACTCTCAGATCAACGGCTGCGTCGGGAGCTGTATTCTGCCATTGAAAAAGGCTCAGTTGCCGAATGGGCAGTGCGCCAGGTTATTAGCAAATTTGCCGAGCAATTCGCCGGGCTGACTGACAGCTATCTGAAAGAGCGCGCTGGCGATTTACGCACTCTGGGCCAGCGCCTGCTGTTCCACCTTGATGATTCCATTCAAAGTCCCAGCAGCTGGCCAGAGCGCTTCGTGCTGGTGGCCGATGAACTCTCCGCAACGCTCTTAGCCGAGCTGCCGCTGGACCGGCTGGCCGGGGTAGTGGTACGCGATGGCGCTGCGAACTCCCATGCCGCCATTATGGTTCGCGCCATGGGCATTCCGACGGTGATGGGCGCGGATATGGAACCGGCTTCCCTTGCCCGACGTATGCTCGTCGTCGATGGGTATCGGGGTGAAGTGCTCATCGATCCTGAACCGGTACTGCTCCAGGAATATAAGCGGCTGGTTAGTGAGGAAGATGAACTAAGCCGGGTGGCTGAGGGTGATGCGCAAAGCCCGGCCCAGCTTAAAAGCGGTGAGCGAATTCAGGTGATGCTGAATGCCGGTCTTAGCCCGGAACATGAAGAAAAGCTGGGTAATCGCATCGATGGTATTGGGCTGTATCGCACTGAAATCCCATTTATGCTGCAAAGCGGCTTTCCCTCTGAAGAGGAGCAGGTGGCTCAGTATCAGGGCATGCTGCAAATGTTTAACAGTAAGCCTGTGACGCTGCGTACTTTGGATATCGGTGCCGATAAGCAGCTGCCTTATATGCCGATAAGCGAAGAGAACCCGTGCCTCGGCTGGCGCGGCATTCGTATTACTCTCGACCAGCCGGAAATTTTTCTGATTCAGGTGCGGGCCATGCTGCGCGCTAACGCTGCAACCGGCAATCTGAGCATTCTGCTGCCGATGGTGACTAACCTTGATGAGGTTGATGACGCCAGGAGGCTCATAGAGCGCGCGGGGCGTGAAGTTGAAGAAACGCTGGGTTATGAAATTCCGCGTCCACGTCTTGGTGTGATGATTGAAGTGCCATCCATGTTGTTTATGCTGCCGCAGCTATCAGGACGGGTAGATTTTATCTCTGTGGGCAGCAACGACCTTACCCAGTATCTGCTGGCCGTCGATCGTAACAATACCCGGGTCGCTAACCTGTACGATAGCCTGCACCCGGCTATGCTGCGCGCACTGTATATGATCTCATCGCTGGCTCGTGAACACGGGTTGATGCTGGGGTTGTGCGGTGAAATGGCCGGCGATCCAATGTGTACTGCGCTGTTGATTGGTATGGGTTACCACCATTTGTCGATGAACGGCCATGCGGTAGCGCGTATCAAATACTTACTGCGCCATATTACTCTGGAAGAGGCTGAAAACCTGGCTCAGCGCAGCCTGGAAGCTCAGCTCGGTACCGAAGTTCGCCATCAGGTTGCGGCGTTTATGGAGCGGCGCGGTATGGGGGGACTTATCCGCGGCGGGCGTTAG
- the lgt gene encoding prolipoprotein diacylglyceryl transferase — MNSGYLRFPDFDPVIFSVGPVALHWYGLMYLVGFVFAMWLAIRRANRPGSGWTRNEVENLLYACFLGVFLGGRIGYVLFYNFSLFLENPLYLFRVWDGGMSFHGGLIGVITVMIIFAHRTKRTFFQVSDFIAPLVPFGLAAGRLGNFINGELWGRVDPGFRFAMLFPGSRGEDISLLPSHPEWQPIFEQYGVLPRHASQLYEMALEGIVLFFILNLYIRKPRPMGAISGLFLVGYGAFRIIVEFFRQPDAQFTGAWVQYISMGQILSIPMIVAGAIMMIWAYRRRPQQQLS; from the coding sequence ATGAACAGCGGCTATCTGCGTTTTCCCGATTTTGATCCGGTTATCTTTTCTGTCGGGCCGGTTGCGCTTCACTGGTACGGATTGATGTACCTGGTTGGCTTTGTATTCGCTATGTGGTTGGCAATCCGGAGGGCAAACCGTCCGGGCAGCGGCTGGACGCGTAACGAAGTTGAAAACCTTCTGTACGCTTGCTTCCTCGGGGTATTCCTGGGCGGGCGTATTGGCTATGTGCTGTTTTACAACTTCTCGCTATTCCTGGAGAACCCGCTGTATCTGTTCCGGGTCTGGGACGGGGGTATGTCGTTCCACGGCGGGCTGATTGGGGTTATCACGGTGATGATAATCTTTGCCCATCGTACTAAGCGTACTTTCTTCCAGGTATCCGACTTCATTGCTCCGCTGGTGCCGTTTGGCCTGGCCGCCGGGCGTTTGGGGAACTTTATTAACGGTGAACTTTGGGGCCGCGTCGATCCTGGTTTCCGTTTCGCTATGCTGTTCCCGGGCTCGCGTGGTGAGGATATCTCACTGCTGCCATCGCATCCGGAATGGCAGCCTATTTTTGAACAATATGGCGTTCTGCCGCGCCACGCTTCCCAGCTCTATGAGATGGCGCTGGAAGGTATAGTACTGTTTTTCATCCTCAATCTTTATATCCGTAAACCGCGGCCAATGGGGGCTATCTCCGGGCTGTTCCTGGTAGGTTATGGCGCGTTCCGTATTATCGTGGAATTCTTCCGCCAGCCAGATGCGCAGTTCACCGGAGCCTGGGTCCAGTACATCAGCATGGGGCAAATCCTGTCGATTCCGATGATTGTCGCCGGGGCTATTATGATGATCTGGGCTTATCGCCGCCGTCCGCAGCAACAGCTTTCCTGA
- the thyA gene encoding thymidylate synthase, whose product MQQYLDLMQKVLAEGTPKNDRTGTGTLSIFGHQMRFNLQDGFPLVTTKRCHLRSIIHELLWFLNGDTNIGYLKENKVTIWDEWADENGDLGPVYGKQWRAWGTRDGGSIDQLANVVNQLKTDPDSRRIIVSAWNVGELDQMALAPCHAFFQFYVADGKLSCQLYQRSCDIFLGLPFNIASYALLVHMMAQQCDLEVGDFVWTGGDTHLYSNHLEQTRLQLTREPRALPKLIIKRKPVSLFDYRFEDFEIEGYDPHPAIKAPVAI is encoded by the coding sequence ATGCAACAGTATTTGGATTTAATGCAAAAGGTGCTCGCTGAGGGCACCCCAAAAAACGATCGTACCGGTACCGGCACGTTGTCGATATTTGGCCATCAGATGCGTTTCAATCTGCAGGATGGCTTCCCGCTGGTGACCACCAAGCGTTGCCACCTGCGCTCTATCATCCACGAGTTACTGTGGTTCCTGAATGGTGATACCAATATCGGTTACCTGAAGGAAAACAAGGTTACCATTTGGGATGAATGGGCTGATGAAAATGGCGACTTAGGGCCGGTGTATGGCAAGCAGTGGCGTGCATGGGGCACCCGCGATGGCGGCAGCATCGACCAGCTGGCAAATGTGGTAAATCAGCTAAAAACCGACCCGGACTCACGCCGGATTATTGTCTCGGCCTGGAACGTCGGCGAGCTGGATCAAATGGCGCTGGCTCCGTGCCACGCGTTTTTCCAGTTCTATGTGGCGGACGGTAAACTGTCTTGCCAGCTGTACCAGCGTTCGTGTGACATCTTCCTCGGCCTGCCGTTTAATATCGCCAGCTATGCGCTGCTGGTGCATATGATGGCTCAACAGTGCGACCTGGAAGTTGGTGATTTTGTCTGGACCGGTGGCGATACCCATCTTTACAGCAACCACCTGGAACAGACCCGCCTGCAGCTGACCCGCGAGCCGCGCGCGTTGCCTAAACTCATCATCAAACGTAAACCGGTCTCGCTGTTTGATTACCGGTTCGAGGATTTTGAAATAGAGGGTTACGATCCGCACCCGGCTATCAAGGCACCCGTTGCCATCTAA
- the ppdA gene encoding prepilin peptidase-dependent protein A, with protein MKREQGFTLVELIVAMAIVALLGSGGWWSMARWQQQQRLWQGAQALRQFLQYQRERAEAGNLTLQITAERPASGWRLRANPIGLMHKPDNERLHSLRLKAGDIELLDITDRLAFYGGRNTAWPGHITIGNGSGRWRVVISAWGRIRLCRPEEGRCQ; from the coding sequence ATGAAACGGGAACAGGGATTTACCTTAGTCGAACTTATTGTTGCCATGGCCATTGTCGCGTTGCTAGGCAGTGGTGGCTGGTGGAGTATGGCCCGCTGGCAGCAGCAACAAAGGTTATGGCAGGGGGCACAGGCGCTGCGCCAGTTTTTGCAATATCAACGCGAGCGGGCCGAGGCGGGAAATCTGACGTTACAGATAACGGCTGAGCGGCCTGCCTCGGGCTGGCGTTTGCGGGCAAACCCAATAGGTTTGATGCACAAGCCCGATAACGAACGGCTGCATAGCCTGCGGCTTAAAGCGGGAGATATTGAGCTGCTCGATATTACCGACCGTCTGGCTTTTTATGGCGGTCGCAATACTGCCTGGCCGGGTCATATCACCATAGGCAATGGAAGCGGGCGCTGGCGGGTAGTTATTTCCGCCTGGGGACGTATCCGGCTGTGTCGTCCGGAGGAGGGAAGATGCCAGTAA
- a CDS encoding prepilin-type N-terminal cleavage/methylation domain-containing protein: MPVNSEGFTLPEMLIALLLSGLLLGGAMRVLPALQAGVMRASAELTAWRELERLAATLGKTLQRSGYCAGHCQGKGLVIEPGVNCISAAWDENHNGRWEPEEHTALRLRAGSIEIHRGTSGCNGAGWERISAPESLRLTGWQVEVQLRPGWPPRVVQRLSAQPVSAGRSSTRTLALIHNVTGFNL, translated from the coding sequence ATGCCAGTAAATAGCGAAGGATTTACCTTACCAGAAATGCTGATTGCGCTACTGCTGTCCGGACTATTGCTAGGTGGGGCAATGCGCGTTCTTCCGGCGCTACAGGCAGGCGTCATGCGGGCATCAGCCGAGCTGACGGCCTGGCGTGAGTTGGAGCGGCTGGCGGCGACGCTGGGTAAAACGCTGCAACGATCGGGCTATTGCGCAGGGCATTGTCAGGGAAAGGGGCTGGTCATTGAGCCGGGCGTTAACTGTATTTCTGCCGCCTGGGATGAAAATCATAATGGGCGCTGGGAACCTGAAGAGCATACAGCCCTGCGCCTGAGGGCTGGGAGCATTGAAATCCATCGAGGAACTTCTGGATGTAATGGTGCTGGCTGGGAGCGTATTAGCGCCCCTGAAAGCCTCAGGCTTACCGGCTGGCAGGTTGAGGTGCAGCTCCGCCCCGGCTGGCCGCCGCGAGTGGTTCAACGGCTGAGCGCTCAGCCTGTAAGCGCCGGGCGATCCTCAACCCGAACGCTGGCACTAATCCATAACGTCACGGGGTTTAATCTGTGA
- the ppdC gene encoding prepilin peptidase-dependent protein C encodes MKEQGFSLPEVMIAMALFAAGIVALSGFQNGLAKSAKAQQEYRMLWRLASQQADLEPPPVPSGWQANRQETFKDGCVSISATVISPGGRQGTISRLYCAAGAQSGAADVKGLSF; translated from the coding sequence ATGAAAGAGCAGGGATTTTCTTTGCCCGAGGTGATGATTGCCATGGCTCTGTTTGCGGCGGGTATCGTTGCTCTGTCTGGTTTTCAGAATGGGCTGGCGAAAAGCGCCAAAGCACAGCAGGAGTATCGCATGCTGTGGCGGCTTGCCAGTCAGCAGGCGGACCTTGAGCCTCCGCCTGTACCATCAGGCTGGCAGGCCAACCGGCAGGAGACATTCAAAGATGGATGTGTCAGCATCAGTGCCACGGTTATCAGCCCCGGCGGACGGCAGGGCACAATTTCACGGTTATACTGCGCGGCTGGCGCGCAATCAGGAGCAGCAGATGTTAAGGGTCTATCATTCTAA